A genomic window from Pseudonocardia broussonetiae includes:
- a CDS encoding TrpB-like pyridoxal phosphate-dependent enzyme, translating into MTRWTLPPDKIPTAWFNVVPHLATPPQPPLHPGTREPVGPDDLAPLFPMALIGQEVSAEPWIDVPGEVLDILRLWRPTPLVRATRLERELGTPARIYFKDESISPSGSHKTNTAVPQAFYNAQEGITRLTTETGAGQWGTALAFATAQFDMDLKVYMVRASFDQKPYRRIAIETWGGEVVPSPVGDPSHPGSLGSAISDAVRDCAGREDTHYSLGSVLNHVLLHQTVIGIEAKEQLELAGERLPDVVIAPCGGGSNLGGIAFPFVPDAGVRLLAVEPMSCPTLTQGEFGYDFGDVEGLTPLLPMYSLGRGFIPPSIHAGGLRYHGDSPLISQLVRDGRMEAVAYPQGKVFEAAVQFARTEGRIPAPECAHGIRAAIDEALAAKETGEEKVILFNYCGHGFLDLAAYDEYNHGRLPEEQG; encoded by the coding sequence ATGACGCGGTGGACGCTCCCCCCGGACAAGATCCCCACGGCCTGGTTCAACGTGGTCCCGCACCTGGCCACGCCACCGCAGCCGCCGCTGCACCCCGGCACGCGCGAGCCCGTCGGCCCCGACGACCTGGCCCCGCTGTTCCCGATGGCGCTCATCGGGCAGGAGGTCAGCGCCGAGCCCTGGATCGACGTCCCCGGCGAGGTGCTGGACATCCTCCGGCTCTGGCGGCCCACCCCGCTGGTGCGCGCGACGCGGCTGGAGCGGGAGCTCGGGACGCCGGCGCGGATCTACTTCAAGGACGAGTCGATCTCGCCCTCGGGCAGCCACAAGACCAACACGGCGGTGCCGCAGGCGTTCTACAACGCCCAGGAGGGCATCACCCGCCTGACGACCGAGACGGGTGCGGGCCAGTGGGGCACCGCGCTGGCGTTCGCGACCGCGCAGTTCGACATGGACCTCAAGGTCTACATGGTCCGCGCCTCGTTCGACCAGAAGCCCTACCGGCGCATCGCGATCGAGACCTGGGGCGGCGAGGTCGTCCCGTCGCCGGTCGGCGACCCGAGCCACCCCGGCTCGCTGGGCAGCGCCATCTCCGACGCCGTCCGCGACTGCGCCGGCCGGGAGGACACCCACTACTCCCTGGGCTCGGTCCTCAACCACGTGCTGCTGCACCAGACCGTCATCGGCATCGAGGCCAAGGAGCAGCTGGAGCTGGCGGGGGAGCGGCTGCCCGACGTCGTCATCGCGCCGTGCGGCGGCGGCTCCAACCTCGGCGGCATCGCGTTCCCGTTCGTGCCCGACGCCGGCGTGCGGCTCCTCGCCGTCGAGCCGATGTCGTGCCCGACCCTGACGCAGGGCGAGTTCGGCTACGACTTCGGCGACGTGGAGGGCCTCACCCCGCTGCTGCCGATGTACAGCCTGGGGCGCGGGTTCATCCCGCCGTCGATCCACGCGGGCGGGCTGCGCTACCACGGCGACTCCCCGCTGATCTCCCAGCTCGTCCGCGACGGCCGGATGGAGGCGGTCGCGTACCCGCAGGGCAAGGTCTTCGAGGCCGCGGTCCAGTTCGCGCGCACCGAGGGCAGGATCCCGGCGCCGGAGTGCGCGCACGGCATCCGCGCCGCCATCGACGAGGCGCTGGCCGCCAAGGAGACCGGGGAGGAGAAGGTCATCCTGTTCAACTACTGCGGGCACGGCTTCCTCGACCTCGCCGCGTACGACGAGTACAACCACGGCCGGCTGCCCGAGGAGCAGGGCTAG
- a CDS encoding rhodanese-like domain-containing protein, producing the protein MTDAVAFFTARLTHLTDVSDVHAGLPGGGFVLVDTRSRAAWDQGHVPGAVHLPTADVPGPLDPATPVVTYCWGPGCNGATRAALAFAQRGFAVREMQGGIEYWIREGFAVETAAGRVEHAPDPLTAPCGC; encoded by the coding sequence ATGACCGACGCCGTCGCCTTCTTCACCGCCCGCCTGACGCACCTCACCGACGTCTCCGACGTCCACGCCGGTCTGCCCGGCGGCGGGTTCGTGCTCGTCGACACCCGCAGCCGCGCCGCCTGGGACCAGGGGCACGTCCCGGGTGCGGTGCACCTGCCCACCGCGGACGTGCCGGGCCCGCTCGACCCGGCCACGCCCGTCGTCACCTACTGCTGGGGCCCCGGATGCAACGGCGCCACCCGCGCCGCGCTGGCGTTCGCGCAGCGCGGGTTCGCCGTGCGGGAGATGCAGGGCGGCATCGAGTACTGGATCCGGGAGGGGTTCGCGGTGGAGACGGCGGCCGGGCGCGTGGAGCACGCGCCCGACCCCCTCACGGCGCCCTGCGGATGTTGA
- a CDS encoding Lrp/AsnC family transcriptional regulator, whose amino-acid sequence MAVESLDDIDWRLLEALQSDGRASYADLGRTVGLSPSAVTERVRRLEETGVITGYGAEVDPEKLGLAITAMVRLRYPHGNYKPFRDLLATTPEIGEAHHVTGEDCFVLTVRARTMRHLEEVTGRISGLGAVTTSVVYSSPLPRRPVVASAVGASGAAASTSRRRT is encoded by the coding sequence ATGGCCGTGGAATCGTTGGACGACATCGACTGGCGCCTGCTGGAAGCCCTGCAGTCCGACGGCCGGGCGAGCTATGCCGACCTCGGCCGCACGGTCGGGCTCTCGCCGAGCGCGGTCACCGAGCGGGTGCGCCGGCTCGAGGAGACGGGCGTGATCACCGGCTACGGGGCGGAGGTCGACCCGGAGAAGCTCGGGCTCGCCATCACCGCGATGGTGCGGCTGCGCTACCCGCACGGCAACTACAAGCCCTTCCGCGACCTCCTGGCCACGACGCCCGAGATCGGCGAGGCCCACCACGTCACCGGCGAGGACTGCTTCGTGCTGACGGTCCGCGCCCGCACGATGCGCCACCTCGAGGAGGTGACGGGCCGGATCTCCGGGCTCGGGGCCGTCACCACCAGCGTCGTGTACTCCAGCCCGCTGCCGCGCCGCCCGGTGGTGGCCAGCGCGGTCGGGGCGTCCGGCGCGGCGGCGAGCACGTCCCGCCGCCGCACCTGA
- a CDS encoding DUF1707 SHOCT-like domain-containing protein: MTDQPLTDRTPTDRTLATAVRVSDAEREAVAERLRTAAADGRLTLAEADERQALAYAARFHDELAPLTADLPGPEPEVVVPVAGWRGLDAGARRRLAVHAAVGLAVAVLLLVRWIGGPVDLDGPRPWPVWPIFWIAVSVAFHYRRALRRAR; encoded by the coding sequence ATGACCGACCAGCCCCTCACCGACCGGACCCCCACCGACCGGACCCTCGCCACCGCCGTCCGCGTGTCCGACGCCGAGCGCGAGGCCGTCGCGGAGCGGCTGCGCACCGCCGCCGCCGACGGCCGCCTCACCCTCGCCGAGGCCGACGAGCGCCAGGCGCTGGCCTACGCCGCGCGGTTCCACGACGAGCTGGCGCCGCTGACCGCCGACCTGCCCGGGCCCGAGCCGGAGGTCGTCGTGCCCGTCGCGGGCTGGAGGGGGCTGGACGCGGGGGCCCGGCGGCGCCTCGCCGTGCACGCCGCCGTGGGCCTCGCCGTCGCGGTGCTGCTGCTGGTGCGGTGGATCGGCGGCCCCGTCGACCTCGACGGGCCCCGCCCGTGGCCGGTGTGGCCGATCTTCTGGATCGCGGTGAGCGTGGCGTTCCACTACCGGCGGGCGCTGCGCCGGGCCCGATGA
- a CDS encoding sensor histidine kinase has translation MPPNPALRPWWGGVWPTVVLPLLVAGFTLAGTQWSRWGQPAARPVDALAVVLLLAGPALLVVRRAWPGPVLVLTAAVLVGYLALGYPTGPVFVASLFALAEAVAAGRRVVAYGVTAVAFTAAVTIHTLTRAPVPLPAVGGWVASLVAFVAGCELRRARRERREQAAAAEREAERRRAGEERLEMARELHDALGHHLSLINVQAGVALYLMDDDPEQARRALATIKTSSRDLLREMRATLGVLRGVDEPSREPVAGLARLGALVAENDLAGLPVTTRTRGTARDLPPGVDLAAYRIVQEALTNTRRHAAASAATVLLDYDEEGLTIEVTDDGRGPAAAGGAGGDGLPGMRERAVALGGSFAAGPGPDGGFRVRAHLPTVRDGAAP, from the coding sequence GTGCCGCCGAACCCCGCCCTGCGCCCCTGGTGGGGCGGGGTGTGGCCGACGGTCGTCCTGCCGCTGCTGGTCGCCGGGTTCACCCTCGCCGGCACGCAGTGGTCGCGGTGGGGCCAGCCCGCGGCGCGGCCCGTCGACGCGCTCGCGGTCGTGCTGCTGCTGGCCGGTCCGGCGCTGCTCGTGGTGCGCCGGGCGTGGCCCGGACCGGTCCTCGTGCTCACGGCCGCCGTGCTGGTGGGCTACCTCGCGCTCGGCTACCCGACCGGGCCGGTGTTCGTCGCGTCGCTGTTCGCGCTGGCCGAGGCCGTGGCGGCGGGGCGGCGGGTCGTGGCGTACGGCGTCACCGCGGTCGCGTTCACCGCCGCCGTCACGATCCACACCCTGACGCGCGCGCCGGTGCCGCTGCCCGCGGTCGGCGGCTGGGTCGCCTCGCTCGTCGCGTTCGTCGCCGGGTGCGAGCTGCGCCGGGCACGCCGGGAGCGCCGCGAGCAGGCGGCGGCGGCCGAGCGCGAGGCCGAGCGCCGTCGGGCGGGGGAGGAGCGCCTGGAGATGGCGCGCGAGCTGCACGACGCGCTCGGGCACCACCTGTCGCTGATCAACGTCCAGGCCGGGGTGGCGCTCTACCTCATGGACGACGACCCGGAGCAGGCCCGCCGCGCGCTGGCGACGATCAAGACGTCGAGCCGGGACCTGCTGCGCGAGATGCGGGCGACCCTGGGCGTGCTGCGCGGGGTCGACGAGCCGTCCCGGGAGCCGGTGGCCGGGCTCGCCCGCCTCGGGGCGCTCGTCGCCGAGAACGACCTCGCCGGCCTGCCCGTGACGACGCGGACCCGCGGCACCGCCCGCGACCTGCCACCCGGCGTCGACCTCGCCGCCTACCGGATCGTGCAGGAGGCGCTGACCAACACCCGCCGCCACGCCGCGGCGAGCGCCGCGACCGTGCTGCTGGACTACGACGAGGAGGGGCTGACCATCGAGGTCACCGACGACGGGCGCGGCCCCGCGGCCGCGGGAGGCGCGGGCGGCGACGGCCTGCCCGGCATGCGGGAGCGCGCGGTCGCGCTGGGCGGCTCGTTCGCCGCGGGCCCCGGCCCGGACGGCGGCTTCCGGGTGCGCGCGCACCTGCCGACCGTCCGCGACGGGGCGGCGCCGTGA
- a CDS encoding response regulator transcription factor, which translates to MIRVLLADDQALVRAGFRALLSSTADITVVAEAEDGHAAVRLARDTTPDVVLMDIRMPGTDGLEAARQIVADPRLSAVRVVMLTTFAEDAYIFDAIRAGASGFLVKDIEPADLLTAVRVVHGGDALLSPAVTRRLIEEFAARAKPPEPGREPGVLLARLTDREREVVALVATGLSNDEIAARLVVSPATAKTHVSRAMVKLGVRDRAQLVVIGYESGLVRPGWLG; encoded by the coding sequence GTGATCCGGGTCCTGCTCGCCGACGACCAGGCCCTGGTCCGCGCCGGGTTCCGCGCGCTGCTCTCCTCGACGGCCGACATCACCGTCGTCGCCGAGGCCGAGGACGGCCACGCGGCGGTGCGGCTGGCCCGCGACACGACGCCCGACGTCGTCCTCATGGACATCCGGATGCCCGGCACCGACGGGCTGGAGGCCGCCCGGCAGATCGTCGCCGACCCGCGGCTGTCCGCCGTGCGGGTCGTCATGCTGACGACGTTCGCCGAGGACGCCTACATCTTCGACGCCATCCGCGCCGGGGCCAGCGGGTTCCTGGTGAAGGACATCGAGCCCGCCGACCTCCTCACCGCCGTCCGCGTCGTGCACGGCGGGGACGCGCTGCTCTCCCCGGCGGTGACGCGCCGGCTGATCGAGGAGTTCGCCGCGCGCGCCAAGCCGCCGGAACCCGGGCGCGAGCCCGGCGTGCTGCTCGCGCGGCTCACCGACCGCGAGCGCGAGGTCGTCGCGCTGGTGGCGACCGGGCTGTCCAACGACGAGATCGCCGCCCGGCTCGTCGTGAGCCCGGCGACGGCGAAGACGCACGTCAGCCGGGCGATGGTGAAGCTCGGGGTGCGCGACCGCGCGCAGCTGGTGGTGATCGGCTACGAGTCGGGGCTGGTGCGGCCGGGGTGGCTGGGCTGA
- the pgl gene encoding 6-phosphogluconolactonase produces MMAADITVHANPDVLAAAAAARLLTRLVDLQAAGTAPKLVLTGGGVGIAMLEHIRQTPARDAVDWGQVEFWWGDERFLPPGHPERNETQAREALLDHVRVDPAKIFPMGADTGTGPSGAEAAAEAYAELLARAARPEDHGPVPSFDVFLLGMGGEGHTASVFPHSPAVYETERTVVAVHGCPKPPPTRVSLTLPAIRSAAEVWIVTTGEAKAAAVSMALSGAGEVALPVAGARGRRRTRWLLDRAAASKLPRDLVPAIG; encoded by the coding sequence CTGATGGCCGCCGACATCACCGTCCACGCCAACCCGGACGTCCTCGCCGCGGCCGCGGCCGCCCGGCTGCTCACGCGGCTGGTCGACCTGCAGGCCGCCGGCACCGCCCCGAAGCTGGTGCTCACCGGCGGCGGGGTGGGCATCGCGATGCTCGAGCACATCCGGCAGACCCCGGCGCGCGACGCCGTCGACTGGGGGCAGGTCGAGTTCTGGTGGGGCGACGAGCGGTTCCTGCCGCCCGGCCACCCCGAGCGCAACGAGACCCAGGCCCGCGAGGCGCTGCTCGACCACGTCCGCGTCGACCCGGCGAAGATCTTCCCGATGGGCGCCGACACCGGCACCGGCCCGTCCGGCGCCGAGGCGGCGGCCGAGGCCTACGCGGAGCTGCTGGCGAGGGCGGCGCGGCCCGAGGACCACGGCCCCGTGCCCTCGTTCGACGTGTTCCTGCTCGGCATGGGCGGGGAGGGCCACACGGCGTCGGTGTTCCCGCACTCGCCCGCGGTGTACGAGACCGAGCGCACGGTCGTCGCCGTGCACGGCTGCCCCAAGCCCCCGCCCACCCGCGTCTCGCTCACGTTGCCGGCCATCCGCAGCGCGGCCGAGGTGTGGATCGTGACGACGGGCGAGGCGAAGGCCGCGGCGGTGTCGATGGCGCTGAGCGGGGCCGGGGAGGTCGCGCTGCCCGTCGCCGGGGCGCGGGGCCGGCGCCGCACGCGGTGGCTGCTCGACCGCGCCGCGGCGTCGAAGCTCCCCCGCGACCTGGTGCCCGCGATCGGGTGA
- the opcA gene encoding glucose-6-phosphate dehydrogenase assembly protein OpcA produces MIVDLPSSNTSAVNKKIVELRESGGVLALGRVLTLVIVTDDGTTIEAAIEAANAASREHPCRVIVLARGQRKAAPRLDAQIRVGGDAGASEVIVLRGYGPLAADDAGAGMVMPLLLPDAPVVAWWPGEAPAVPSQDAVGVLAQRRITDALASKNPLKAFEQRRARHVAGDTDLTWTRLTSWRALLATALDAPPHEDVTGAVVAGEVVSPSTDLMAGWLATRLGVKVKRSPAENGQGLVSVRLDRPSGPVELVRPDSKVGSLRQPGQPDRLVALARREVRDCLAEELRRLDPDEIYGAALAGVSQVTRGRTPVKVPAVVGA; encoded by the coding sequence GTGATCGTCGACCTGCCGTCGAGCAACACCTCCGCCGTCAACAAGAAGATCGTCGAGCTGCGGGAGAGCGGCGGTGTGCTGGCCCTGGGCCGGGTGCTGACGCTCGTCATCGTCACCGACGACGGCACCACCATCGAGGCCGCGATCGAGGCCGCCAACGCGGCCAGCCGCGAGCACCCGTGCCGGGTCATCGTGCTCGCCCGGGGGCAGCGCAAGGCCGCGCCGCGGCTCGACGCGCAGATCCGGGTCGGCGGCGACGCCGGGGCCAGCGAGGTCATCGTGCTGCGCGGCTACGGCCCGCTCGCGGCCGACGACGCCGGCGCCGGCATGGTGATGCCGCTGCTGCTGCCCGACGCGCCCGTCGTCGCGTGGTGGCCGGGCGAGGCCCCGGCCGTGCCGTCGCAGGACGCGGTCGGCGTGCTCGCGCAGCGCCGCATCACCGACGCGCTGGCGTCGAAGAACCCGCTCAAGGCGTTCGAGCAGCGCCGGGCCCGGCACGTCGCGGGCGACACCGACCTCACCTGGACCCGCCTGACGTCCTGGCGCGCGCTGCTGGCCACCGCGCTCGACGCGCCGCCGCACGAGGACGTCACCGGCGCCGTCGTGGCCGGGGAGGTCGTCTCGCCGTCCACCGACCTGATGGCCGGGTGGCTCGCGACGCGGCTGGGCGTCAAGGTCAAGCGCTCGCCCGCGGAGAACGGGCAGGGCCTGGTCTCGGTGCGGCTCGACCGCCCGTCCGGGCCCGTCGAGCTGGTGCGCCCGGACAGCAAGGTCGGCAGCCTGCGCCAGCCCGGGCAGCCCGACCGGCTCGTCGCCCTCGCCCGCCGGGAGGTGCGCGACTGCCTCGCCGAGGAGCTGCGCAGGCTCGATCCGGACGAGATCTACGGGGCGGCGCTCGCCGGCGTCTCCCAGGTGACCCGCGGCCGCACGCCGGTCAAGGTCCCCGCCGTGGTGGGTGCCTGA
- the zwf gene encoding glucose-6-phosphate dehydrogenase, translating into MTAKPGADWSNPLRDARDKRLPRIAGPCGLVIFGVTGDLSRKKLMPAIYDLANRGLLPPGFALTGFARRDWEAQDFGQVVYEAVKAHARTPFRQTVWDRLAEGFRFVQGSFDDDDAFDRLEDTVRELDRERGTGGNHAFYLSIPPSAFPVVCKQLSRSGLADQEGLEQWRRVVIEKPFGHDLASAKELNGIVNDVFPEDSVFRIDHYLGKETVQNILALRFANQLFEPIWNSHYVDHVQITMAEDIGLGGRAGYYDGIGAARDVIQNHLLQLLAFIAMEEPTSFSSDELRAEKTKVLKATRLAGPLSETTARGQYTGGWQGGELVPGLKEEEGFNPDSGTETYAAITVEVDTRRWAGVPFYLRTGKRLGRRVTEIAVIFKRAPHLPFDATMTEELGQNAFVVRVQPDEGVTMRFGSKVPGSQMEVRDVTMDFGYGTAFTEASPEAYERLILDVLLGEPSLFPVNEEVERSWEILDPVIEHWHQEKTGPDPYAAGSWGPESADAMLARTGRTWRRP; encoded by the coding sequence ATGACGGCCAAGCCGGGAGCGGACTGGAGCAACCCGCTCCGCGACGCCCGCGACAAGCGGCTCCCCCGCATCGCGGGACCCTGCGGGCTGGTGATCTTCGGGGTCACCGGCGACCTGTCGCGCAAGAAGCTCATGCCCGCCATCTACGACCTCGCCAACCGCGGGCTGCTCCCCCCGGGCTTCGCGCTCACCGGGTTCGCCCGGCGCGACTGGGAGGCCCAGGACTTCGGCCAGGTCGTCTACGAGGCCGTGAAGGCGCACGCGCGCACCCCGTTCCGGCAGACGGTCTGGGACCGCCTCGCCGAGGGCTTCCGGTTCGTCCAGGGCAGCTTCGACGACGACGACGCGTTCGACCGCCTCGAGGACACCGTCCGCGAGCTCGACCGGGAGCGCGGCACCGGCGGCAACCACGCCTTCTACCTGTCGATCCCGCCGTCGGCGTTCCCGGTGGTGTGCAAGCAGCTCTCGCGGTCCGGCCTCGCCGACCAGGAGGGCCTGGAGCAGTGGCGCCGGGTCGTCATCGAGAAGCCGTTCGGGCACGACCTGGCCTCGGCCAAGGAGCTCAACGGCATCGTCAACGACGTCTTCCCCGAGGACTCGGTGTTCCGCATCGACCACTACCTCGGCAAGGAGACCGTCCAGAACATCCTCGCGCTGCGGTTCGCCAACCAGCTGTTCGAGCCGATCTGGAACTCCCACTACGTCGACCACGTGCAGATCACCATGGCCGAGGACATCGGCCTGGGCGGGCGCGCGGGCTACTACGACGGGATCGGCGCCGCGCGCGACGTCATCCAGAACCACCTGCTGCAGCTGCTCGCGTTCATCGCGATGGAGGAGCCGACGTCGTTCTCCTCCGACGAGCTGCGCGCGGAGAAGACCAAGGTCCTCAAGGCCACCCGGCTGGCCGGCCCGCTGAGCGAGACCACCGCCCGCGGGCAGTACACCGGCGGCTGGCAGGGCGGCGAGCTCGTGCCCGGGCTCAAGGAGGAGGAGGGGTTCAACCCCGACTCCGGCACCGAGACCTATGCGGCCATCACCGTCGAGGTCGACACCCGCCGCTGGGCGGGCGTCCCGTTCTACCTGCGCACCGGCAAGCGCCTGGGCCGCCGCGTCACCGAGATCGCGGTGATCTTCAAGCGCGCGCCGCACCTGCCGTTCGACGCGACGATGACCGAGGAGCTCGGCCAGAACGCGTTCGTGGTGCGGGTGCAGCCCGACGAGGGCGTCACCATGCGGTTCGGGTCGAAGGTGCCGGGCAGCCAGATGGAGGTCCGCGACGTCACGATGGACTTCGGCTACGGCACCGCGTTCACCGAGGCCTCCCCCGAGGCCTACGAGCGCCTCATCCTCGACGTCCTGCTCGGCGAGCCCAGCCTGTTCCCGGTGAACGAGGAGGTCGAGCGCTCCTGGGAGATCCTCGACCCCGTCATCGAGCACTGGCACCAGGAGAAGACCGGGCCCGACCCGTACGCCGCGGGCTCCTGGGGCCCCGAGTCCGCCGACGCCATGCTCGCCCGCACCGGCCGCACCTGGCGGCGACCGTGA
- the tal gene encoding transaldolase — MSNDRLQALADAGVSIWLDDLSRERLQSGNLRELITESHVVGVTTNPTIFAGALAKGEAYDQQVRDLAGRGASVEDAVREITVADVQQACDVFSGTWEATGGVDGRVSLEVDPGLARDTEGTVAQAIDLWKAVDRPNLLVKIPATEAGLPAITRALAEGISVNVTLIFSVERYRAVMGAYLDGLEQAAANGQTLAGIASVASFFVSRVDSEIDKRLEAIGTDEALALRGKAGVANSRLAYAAFQDVFSGERWEKLAAQGAKAQRPLWASTGVKNPDYSDTLYVTELVVADTVNTMPEKTMQAFADHGEVQGDRVTGTAAEAQEVFDALERVGVDLTDVFLALEDEGVEKFEKSWAELGETVQGQLDGAKA; from the coding sequence ATGAGCAACGACCGTCTCCAGGCGCTGGCCGACGCCGGCGTCTCCATCTGGCTCGACGACCTGTCCCGCGAGCGCCTGCAGAGCGGCAACCTGCGGGAGCTGATCACGGAGTCGCACGTCGTCGGCGTCACCACCAACCCGACGATCTTCGCGGGCGCCCTGGCCAAGGGCGAGGCCTACGACCAGCAGGTCCGCGACCTGGCCGGGCGCGGCGCGTCGGTCGAGGACGCCGTCCGCGAGATCACCGTCGCCGACGTGCAGCAGGCCTGCGACGTCTTCAGCGGCACCTGGGAGGCCACCGGCGGCGTCGACGGGCGCGTCTCGCTCGAGGTCGACCCGGGCCTGGCCCGCGACACCGAGGGCACCGTCGCGCAGGCGATCGACCTGTGGAAGGCCGTGGACCGGCCCAACCTGCTGGTCAAGATCCCGGCCACCGAGGCCGGCCTGCCGGCGATCACCCGCGCGCTGGCCGAGGGCATCTCGGTCAACGTCACGCTGATCTTCTCCGTCGAGCGCTACCGCGCCGTCATGGGCGCCTACCTCGACGGCCTGGAGCAGGCCGCCGCCAACGGGCAGACCCTCGCCGGCATCGCCTCGGTGGCGAGCTTCTTCGTCTCGCGCGTCGACTCCGAGATCGACAAGCGGCTGGAGGCGATCGGCACCGACGAGGCGCTCGCGCTGCGCGGCAAGGCGGGCGTCGCGAACTCGCGGCTGGCCTACGCCGCGTTCCAGGACGTGTTCTCCGGCGAGCGCTGGGAGAAGCTCGCGGCGCAGGGCGCGAAGGCGCAGCGGCCGTTGTGGGCGTCGACCGGGGTCAAGAACCCCGACTACTCCGACACGCTCTACGTCACCGAGCTCGTCGTCGCCGACACCGTGAACACGATGCCGGAGAAGACGATGCAGGCCTTCGCCGACCACGGCGAGGTCCAGGGCGACCGGGTCACCGGCACCGCGGCCGAGGCGCAGGAGGTCTTCGACGCCCTGGAGCGCGTGGGCGTCGACCTGACCGACGTGTTCCTCGCGCTGGAGGACGAGGGCGTCGAGAAGTTCGAGAAGTCCTGGGCCGAGCTCGGCGAGACCGTGCAGGGCCAGCTCGACGGCGCGAAGGCCTGA